One window from the genome of Elaeis guineensis isolate ETL-2024a chromosome 5, EG11, whole genome shotgun sequence encodes:
- the LOC140850772 gene encoding uncharacterized protein yields the protein MVSSGNEDSTEEVHDGLESGTAPSLPKLREYHIRIPSLRARLLHKGTHRRRLLDFLKARPSVEWFKNLKFYSPFAIFKRTVNKREEISISIPSPVGTRRHFHIHFIRKINWSSLFNICKQWLKNPMNIALLIWFLCVAVSASMLGLLLLGLLNKAFPTTSSRNHWIEINNQVLNALFTLMSIYQHPNLFHHFILLCRWRSEDIIMLRKIYCKNGAYRPHEWAHMMVVVVLLHITCFAQYTLCGLYWGYSSKQRPEFAENFFFALGIASPVFAGLYTVYSPLGRECDSDSESDEESQSKVSGNDAKQSNKVGLKLYERRIVISEPEWVGGLFDCSDDITVGYVSFFCTCCVFGWNMERLGFGNMYVHIFTFLLLCVAPFWIFSISALNIHNIVIGDTVGIAGILLCVFGLLYGGFWRIQMRKKFKFPGNKICCGSASMTDYVQWMFCWACSLAQEVRTGNFYDIEDDSLYRKLLDGDEESQPALDHPPHDGGSSPAIASDCSSPLPTSCIAESPTSARGEECSSPHDQSFRRRQESSILTPHDVMTPPVQPLIQSQDKASDSDTTTAPLASASILHTEDKTPPPI from the coding sequence ATGGTTTCTAGCGGTAATGAGGATAGCACAGAAGAAGTCCATGATGGATTAGAATCTGGAACAGCTCCAAGTCTCCCCAAGCTAAGGGAATACCACATTAGGATCCCTTCACTTCGTGCACGACTACTGCATAAAGGAACACATAGAAGGAGGCTTCTGGACTTTCTGAAAGCTCGTCCATCCGTTGAGTGGTTTAAGAATCTCAAATTCTACTCCCCCTTTGCAATTTTCAAGCGCACTgtaaacaaaagagaagaaatttcaatttcaattcctTCTCCAGTTGGTACCAGACGCCATTTCCATATTCACTTCATCAGGAAGATTAACTGGTCTTCTCTCTTCAATATCTGCAAGCAATGGTTGAAGAACCCAATGAATATTGCTCTTCTTATCTGGTTTCTATGTGTTGCTGTCTCTGCTTCCATGCTGGGCTTGCTCCTGCTTGGGCTTTTAAACAAGGCTTTCCCTACAACATCATCTAGAAATCATTGGATTGAGATCAACAACCAAGTCCTTAATGCACTCTTCACACTCATGAGTATATACCAACATCCCAATCTCTTCCATCACTTCATTCTACTCTGCCGATGGAGATCAGAAGACATCATCATGCTCAGAAAGATATACTGCAAGAATGGAGCTTACCGGCCTCACGAATGGGCTCATATGATGGTTGTCGTGGTCCTCCTCCACATCACTTGTTTTGCGCAGTACACCTTGTGTGGTCTCTACTGGGGATACTCCAGCAAGCAGCGGCCTGAGTTTGCTGAGAACTTCTTCTTCGCTTTGGGGATTGCTTCACCAGTCTTTGCTGGTCTCTACACTGTTTACAGTCCTCTCGGGAGGGAATGTGATTCTGATTCCGAATCTGATGAAGAATCACAGTCTAAGGTTTCTGGTAATGATGCTAAGCAATCTAATAAGGTTGGTCTGAAGCTATATGAAAGGAGAATAGTGATAAGTGAGCCAGAATGGGTCGGTGGACTATTCGATTGCAGTGACGACATTACTGTCGGCTACGTTTCTTTCTTCTGCACCTGCTGTGTCTTTGGATGGAATATGGAAAGGCTTGGGTTTGGGAACATGTATGTTCACATCTTTACTTTCCTTCTGCTATGTGTAGCTCCCTTTTGGATTTTTAGCATCTCTGCCCTCAACATTCACAATATTGTAATTGGCGATACGGTGGGGATAGCAGGGATACTGCTATGTGTGTTTGGTCTGCTCTATGGTGGTTTTTGGAGAATTCAGATGAGGAAGAAATTCAAATTTCCAGGTAATAAAATATGCTGTGGCTCTGCTTCAATGACTGATTACGTGCAGTGGATGTTCTGCTGGGCTTGTTCTCTGGCTCAGGAGGTGAGAACTGGGAACTTCTATGACATTGAGGACGATAGCCTCTATAGGAAGCTATTGGATGGTGATGAAGAAAGCCAGCCAGCATTAGATCATCCACCTCACGATGGCGGATCGAGCCCGGCAATTGCATCTGATTGTAGCTCCCCTCTTCCAACCTCTTGTATAGCTGAGTCACCAACTTCTGCAAGAGGAGAGGAATGTAGCAGTCCACATGATCAGTCATTTAGAAGAAGGCAAGAGAGCTCTATATTGACTCCTCATGATGTAATGACTCCACCTGTTCAGCCATTGATACAGTCTCAAGACAAAGCTAGTGATAGTGATACAACCACAGCACCACTGGCTTCGGCATCGATATTACATACGGAGGATAAAACACCACCTCCAATTTAA
- the LOC105045921 gene encoding uncharacterized protein: MDSNENDVKKDEIEVELGKCRRDHIPVCIPTVEKELLDRKTRKKRFLDFLKAHPSKDWFLSFGFIGRLSPFTFLKRMGSQRNGSSPPDPAPGGRWRHFHVQFARKINWVALSRYCKNWAKHPMHMALLVWLFFVAAGIIMLFLLMTGLLNGAIPSSAVRKRWTEITNQILNALFTIMCLYEHPKLFHHLILLCRWRSSDTAELRQVYCKTGAHRPYERAHMMLVVVLLHITCLCQYAMCALYWVYTRKTRPDWAVNLLMGLGVVAPVIAGLYVVYSPLGRKYESMTDEESRHEVAMATKPEAGEMKQYSKMVVVTSPEWVGGLVDCWDDLTAAYLSFFCTFCVFGWNMERLGFGNMYVHIVTFMLLCIAPFWVFYVSALNIEDDVIRYMARITGIVLCFLGLLYGGFWRTRMRKRFKLPGNPFCCGYPNVTDCMQWLFCWSCSLAQEVRTANFYDVEEDSFYRKEILGEESRPALRPLPREGGLGPMVAPSYPILSKSSPATDENSKSNSDGTAADCTSEDSAITTKTEVSTSENDYTTKPPIPPVIQLEDNQPVEQEKR; the protein is encoded by the coding sequence ATGGATTCCAACGAAAACGACGTGaaaaaggatgagatcgaggTAGAACTTGGAAAGTGCCGAAGGGATCACATCCCTGTTTGTATCCCGACTGTTGAAAAGGAACTTTTGGATCGGAAAACCCGCAAGAAAAGATTTCTGGACTTCTTAAAAGCCCATCCATCCAAGGATTGGTTCCTCAGTTTTGGCTTCATTGGTAGGTTATCTCCTTTCACCTTCCTAAAGCGAATGGGAAGCCAAAGGAATGGCTCTTCTCCACCTGATCCTGCTCCCGGTGGTCGATGGCGGCATTTCCATGTTCAATTCGCCAGGAAGATCAACTGGGTGGCCTTGTCCAGGTACTGCAAGAACTGGGCAAAGCATCCCATGCACATGGCTCTTCTTGTCTGGCTCTTCTTCGTCGCCGCCGGCATCATCATGCTCTTCCTCCTCATGACCGGCCTACTGAACGGTGCGATACCGAGCAGCGCCGTCAGAAAGAGGTGGACTGAAATCACCAACCAAATCCTCAATGCTCTCTTCACCATCATGTGTCTCTATGAGCACCCAAAATTGTTCCACCACCTAATACTCCTATGCCGATGGAGATCGAGCGACACCGCTGAGCTGAGGCAGGTGTACTGCAAGACCGGAGCTCACCGGCCTTATGAGCGGGCTCACATGATGCTCGTCGTAGTCCTTCTCCACATCACTTGTTTATGCCAGTACGCCATGTGTGCTCTCTACTGGGTTTACACCAGAAAAACGCGGCCGGACTGGGCGGTGAACCTCCTGATGGGCCTTGGGGTTGTGGCGCCGGTCATCGCCGGTCTCTACGTCGTCTACAGCCCCTTGGGGAGGAAGTATGAATCCATGACAGATGAAGAGTCGCGGCATGAAGTAGCCATGGCTACTAAACCAGAAGCAGGTGAGATGAAACAGTACTCCAAAATGGTAGTGGTGACAAGCCCAGAGTGGGTGGGAGGGCTCGTTGATTGTTGGGATGATCTCACTGCGGCCTACCTCTCGTTCTTCTGCACCTTCTGTGTCTTTGGGTGGAACATGGAAAGGCTTGGCTTCGGTAATATGTACGTCCATATCGTTACATTTATGCTGCTATGCATTGCTCCTTTCTGGGTGTTCTATGTCTCGGCCCTCAACATAGAGGACGACGTGATTAGATACATGGCGAGGATTACAGGCATCGTGCTCTGTTTTCTTGGCTTACTCTATGGAGGCTTTTGGAGGACTCGGATGAGGAAAAGATTCAAACTTCCTGGGAATCCTTTCTGTTGTGGTTATCCAAATGTGACTGATTGCATGCAGTGGCTCTTCTGCTGGTCATGCTCTCTGGCTCAGGAGGTGCGGACGGCGAATTTCTACGACGTCGAGGAAGACAGCTTCTATCGAAAAGAAATATTGGGGGAGGAGAGCCGCCCAGCCTTGCGGCCTCTGCCACGAGAAGGTGGACTGGGGCCAATGGTTGCACCAAGCTACCCAATTCTGAGCAAATCTAGCCCAGCTACAGATGAGAACAGCAAATCAAATTCTGATGGAACAGCAGCAGATTGTACTTCTGAGGATTCGGCAATCACCACCAAAACAGAGGTTTCGACGTCTGAGAATGATTATACGACGAAACCACCTATTCCGCCAGTAATTCAGCTTGAAGATAACCAACCTGTTGAACAAGAGAAGAGATAG
- the LOC105045923 gene encoding uncharacterized protein: MVSNDNGKITNEIQEVGSTVPPNGYGNKDQIPLYVQTSQRGLLDENKHHNKFMNLLKAVPGKSRFKKLGPSPSAKFWQLAAEREEISRSVHSADQSSPRHFHVPFVRKVNWAHLWELCKEWIKEPMNMALFVWIACVAISGAILFLVMTGMLNGVLPSKSQRDTWFEVNNQILNALFTLMCLYQHPKRIYHLVLLCRWGPNDILKLRKIYCKNGTYKPHEWMHMMVVVILLHLNCFAQYALCGLNLGYPRSKRPAIGVGLCISVAIAAPAFASVYNILSPLGRDYEIEMDSEAQVKITSTDDSRPSTLRIKSLEKKYSFIAREDHGVAESRPEWIGGLFDFWDDISLAYLSVFCSFCVFGWNMERLGFGNMYVHILTFVLFCTAPFFIFNLAAVNINNEAIQEALGISGILLCFFGLLYGGFWRIQMRKKFHLPGSTFCCGHPSATDCFRWLCCCSCSLAQEVRTADYYDVIEDKFCIKQNSDDNQLALSPLPDEDGLPLFKSTPSSPYRGNASPSLFKMEYSSSPSRFSGGHTPDRHLPAVKEGSAQKMEEDEMRPPIQNVIETEDARAP; this comes from the coding sequence ATGGTTTCAAATGACAATGGAAAAATCACAAACGAAATCCAGGAAGTAGGGTCAACCGTGCCACCAAATGGTTATGGAAACAAGGATCAGATACCTCTCTATGTCCAAACTTCTCAGAGGGGACTTCTGGATGAGAATAAGCACCAcaataaatttatgaatttattaaaaGCTGTTCCTGGTAAATCCAGATTTAAGAAATTAGGGCCCTCCCCCTCAGCTAAATTCTGGCAGCTTGCAGCGGAACGAGAAGAGATCTCACGATCAGTTCATTCTGCTGATCAAAGTTCTCCGAGACATTTCCATGTGCCCTTTGTCAGGAAAGTCAATTGGGCTCATCTGTGGGAACTGTGTAAGGAATGGATCAAAGAACCCATGAACATGGCTCTTTTTGTTTGGATTGCTTGTGTTGCAATCTCTGGTGCTATCTTGTTCCTTGTCATGACTGGCATGTTAAATGGTGTTTTACCAAGTAAATCCCAGCGAGACACCTGGTTTGAAGTTAACAACCAAATTCTCAATGCTCTGTTCACTCTCATGTGCCTCTACCAACACCCAAAACGAATCTACCATCTTGTGCTTTTATGCAGATGGGGACCCAATGACATTCTAAAGCTCAGAAAGATATACTGCAAAAATGGAACCTACAAGCCTCATGAATGGATGCACATGATGGTTGTGGTGATTCTTCTCCATTTAAATTGCTTTGCTCAGTATGCTTTATGTGGTCTTAATTTAGGATACCCCCGATCAAAgcgacctgcaattggagttggccTTTGCATATCTGTTGCAATTGCTGCACCAGCTTTTGCCAGTGTATATAATATTCTTAGCCCTCTTGGTCGAGATTATGAGATCGAAATGGATAGTGAAGCACAGGTTAAGATCACCTCTACTGATGATAGCAGACCATCAACTCTCCGAATAAAGTCACTTGAAAAGAAATATTCATTTATTGCAAGAGAAGACCACGGAGTTGCAGAGAGTAGACCAGAATGGATAGGGGGGTTATTTGATTTCTGGGATGATATTTCTCTAGCCTACCTTTCGGTCTTCTGCAGCTTCTGTGTTTTTGGGTGGAACATGGAGAGGCTTGGGTTTGGTAACATGTATGTTCACATCTTGACTTTTGTCCTATTCTGCACAGctcctttctttatttttaacTTGGCAGCGGTCAATATTAATAATGAAGCTATTCAAGAGGCATTGGGAATTAGCGGCATTTTACTTTGTTTTTTTGGTTTGCTCTATGGTGGCTTTTGGAGGATTCAGATGAGGAAGAAATTTCACCTTCCTGGAAGCACCTTTTGCTGTGGTCATCCCTCCGCGACAGATTGTTTTCGGTGGCTTTGCTGTTGCTCATGTTCTCTTGCTCAGGAGGTGAGGACTGCAGACTATTATGATGTTATAGAAGATAAGTTTTGCATAAAGCAAAACAGTGATGATAACCAGCTTGCATTGTCTCCTTTGCCCGATGAAGACGGGTTGCCTCTATTCAAATCAACCCCTAGTTCTCCTTATAGGGGAAATGCCAGTCCATCTCTTTTCAAGATGGAATACTCGTCAAGCCCCAGCAGGTTTTCAGGTGGGCATACTCCAGACAGGCATTTGCCTGCTGTAAAGGAAGGTTCAGCTCAGAAAATGGAAGAGGATGAAATGAGACCGCCTATTCAAAATGTTATAGAAACAGAAGATGCCCGGGCACCATAG